In one window of Maribacter sp. BPC-D8 DNA:
- a CDS encoding collagen-like triple helix repeat-containing protein: MKKLNLFIGALAALFFISCEGPQGPPGFDGFDGADGFDGADGINILGQVVDIEGTFTSDNDYSIFYEFPQTIEVFETDVVLVYMLWDVTEDSNGELVDIWRLMPQTRILDQGLLQYNFDYTFLDVNIFLESDFDLSTLPAGDTDNQVFRIAILPAESTTGKLDTSNINSVMAHLGITEDSIQKVKIE, from the coding sequence ATGAAAAAACTCAATTTATTTATTGGAGCACTTGCAGCATTATTTTTTATATCATGTGAAGGACCACAGGGACCTCCAGGTTTTGATGGATTTGATGGTGCAGACGGATTTGACGGTGCAGACGGAATTAACATCTTAGGTCAAGTAGTCGATATTGAAGGAACCTTTACCTCGGATAATGACTATTCTATATTTTACGAGTTTCCACAAACTATAGAAGTTTTTGAAACTGATGTAGTTTTAGTTTACATGCTTTGGGATGTAACCGAAGATAGTAATGGTGAACTAGTTGATATTTGGAGGCTGATGCCACAAACACGAATTTTAGACCAAGGCTTACTTCAATATAACTTTGACTATACCTTTTTAGATGTTAATATTTTCTTGGAGTCAGATTTTGATCTATCAACCCTACCTGCAGGTGATACTGACAATCAGGTTTTTAGAATAGCCATTTTACCAGCAGAATCTACAACAGGTAAATTAGATACCTCGAATATTAATTCTGTAATGGCACATTTAGGCATAACGGAAGATAGTATACAGAAAGTAAAAATAGAATAG
- the glgB gene encoding 1,4-alpha-glucan branching protein GlgB — translation MPNVKVHSLFTDFDIDLFKGGKHYRLYEKLGSHLVEVDGVAGTYFAVWAPSAKSVSVVGNFNSWDSDDHKLNVRWDSSGIWEGFIPNIGKGEVYKYKIQSNNNDIWTEKADPFARYCEHPPNTASIVWTAEHDWKDDAWMGYRKDKNGLDKPYSVYEVHLGSWKKNAENKFLTYKEFAIDLVNYVKEMGYTHVEFMPIMEYPYDPSWGYQLTGYFAPTSRFGSPEEFKFLVDAFHQNDIGVILDWVPSHFPEDAHGLGFFDGSNLYEHPDRRKGYHTDWKSLIFNYGRNEVRAFLISNAIFWLDQFHVDGLRVDAVASMLYLDYSREDGEWEPNIYGNNENLEAISFIRELNEAVYSSFDGVQTIAEESTAFSGVSKPVEHGGLGFGMKWMMGWMHDTLQFFQKEPIYRKHHQNDLTFSMTYAFTENFMLPFSHDEVVYGKQSLVYRMPGDEWQRFANLRLLFGYMFTHPGTKLMFMGGEFGQTAEWNFEQSLDWHLLKYDGHKGIQDFVKDLNHLYKSAPALYEKQFSPEGFQWIDYGDHENSVLTYVRKGHDEKNDLIIACNFTPVPRENYRIGNPKKGKLTEVLNSDDAKYGGGGNLNTKIKSSTKPAHGHKKSIEITIPPLGIVILK, via the coding sequence ATGCCAAACGTAAAAGTACACTCATTATTTACCGATTTTGATATTGATCTTTTTAAAGGTGGAAAGCATTATCGCCTGTATGAAAAGTTGGGTTCTCATTTGGTAGAAGTAGATGGTGTAGCCGGTACATACTTTGCCGTTTGGGCACCGTCTGCAAAATCTGTTTCTGTGGTTGGTAATTTTAATTCTTGGGATTCAGATGACCACAAGTTAAATGTTCGTTGGGATTCTAGCGGAATTTGGGAAGGTTTTATTCCCAACATAGGCAAAGGCGAAGTTTATAAATATAAAATACAGTCCAATAATAATGATATCTGGACAGAAAAAGCGGATCCTTTTGCAAGGTACTGCGAACACCCACCAAATACAGCATCTATTGTATGGACAGCCGAGCATGATTGGAAAGATGATGCTTGGATGGGGTACAGAAAAGATAAAAACGGATTAGATAAACCATACTCCGTTTATGAAGTGCATTTAGGTTCATGGAAGAAAAATGCTGAGAATAAGTTTTTGACCTATAAAGAGTTTGCAATTGATCTTGTGAACTATGTAAAAGAAATGGGGTATACCCATGTAGAGTTTATGCCGATAATGGAATATCCATATGATCCATCTTGGGGGTATCAGTTAACCGGTTATTTTGCGCCAACATCAAGATTTGGTTCTCCAGAAGAATTTAAGTTTTTGGTAGACGCTTTTCATCAAAACGATATAGGAGTAATTTTAGACTGGGTACCTTCTCATTTTCCAGAAGATGCACATGGTCTTGGCTTCTTTGATGGTTCTAATTTATATGAACACCCAGATAGAAGAAAAGGCTACCATACCGATTGGAAGAGTTTAATTTTCAATTATGGTAGAAATGAGGTTAGAGCGTTTCTAATAAGTAATGCCATATTTTGGTTAGATCAATTTCATGTAGATGGTCTTCGTGTAGATGCCGTTGCGTCTATGCTGTATTTAGATTATTCTAGAGAAGATGGTGAATGGGAGCCGAATATATATGGTAATAATGAGAATTTAGAAGCCATATCTTTTATTCGCGAATTGAATGAAGCGGTATATTCTAGTTTCGACGGTGTACAGACTATTGCCGAAGAATCTACAGCGTTTTCTGGGGTGTCTAAACCAGTTGAACATGGTGGTTTAGGTTTTGGTATGAAATGGATGATGGGCTGGATGCACGATACATTACAGTTTTTTCAAAAAGAACCTATATACAGAAAACACCACCAGAACGATTTAACTTTTAGTATGACCTATGCTTTTACCGAGAATTTTATGCTGCCTTTTTCGCATGATGAGGTAGTTTATGGTAAGCAGTCATTAGTATATAGAATGCCAGGTGATGAATGGCAGCGATTTGCAAATCTGAGGTTGTTATTCGGGTATATGTTTACCCACCCAGGTACCAAACTAATGTTCATGGGTGGCGAATTTGGACAAACTGCAGAGTGGAATTTTGAACAAAGTTTAGACTGGCATTTATTAAAGTACGATGGTCATAAAGGAATTCAAGATTTTGTAAAAGATTTAAACCATCTATACAAAAGTGCACCTGCATTATATGAAAAGCAATTTAGTCCAGAAGGTTTTCAATGGATAGATTATGGCGATCACGAAAATTCTGTTTTAACCTATGTACGTAAAGGTCATGATGAGAAAAACGATTTGATCATTGCATGTAATTTTACACCTGTACCTAGAGAAAATTATAGAATTGGTAATCCTAAAAAAGGAAAATTAACAGAAGTTTTAAATAGTGATGATGCCAAATATGGTGGCGGCGGAAATTTAAATACTAAAATAAAATCGTCTACCAAACCGGCTCATGGACATAAAAAGTCCATAGAAATTACTATTCCTCCTTTAGGTATAGTAATACTGAAATAA